From the genome of Nicotiana sylvestris chromosome 2, ASM39365v2, whole genome shotgun sequence, one region includes:
- the LOC104217626 gene encoding uncharacterized protein produces the protein MWNFASNCVAGNIGLKNDSLKRTQHSADCSDDEASSITSREEGLECPICWESFNIVENVPYVLWCGHTLCKNCILGLQWAVVKFPTLPLQLPLFIACPWCNLLSLRLVYRGTLKFPRKNFFLLWMLESMNGDRTKSHNSSCGDHQTTAWPSCTKFLGSTASQSSRQRGQYVHHPESSGSNHDHNYISGSLAIERLHSSLRKSLVFFVHLTAKFPLVVVFLLIIMYAIPASAAILALYMLITVVFALPSFLILYFAYPSLDWLVREIFT, from the coding sequence ATGTGGAACTTTGCATCCAATTGTGTAGCTGGGAATATAGGGCTAAAGAATGACTCTCTGAAGCGTACTCAGCATTCAGCAGATTGCTCAGACGATGAAGCTTCTTCAATAACCAGCAGGGAGGAGGGACTTGAGTGCCCAATATGCTGGGAATCCTTTAACATTGTTGAAAACGTACCCTATGTTCTATGGTGCGGCCATACACTTTGTAAAAACTGCATCCTAGGACTACAATGGGCTGTTGTGAAGTTCCCTACTTTGCCGCTCCAGCTTCCACTGTTTATAGCTTGTCCCTGGTGCAATTTGTTATCCCTTCGTTTGGTTTATAGAGGGACCCTTAAGTTTCCTCGTAAGAACTTCTTTCTTCTCTGGATGCTTGAGAGTATGAATGGTGACAGAACAAAGTCTCATAATTCATCTTGTGGGGATCATCAAACAACAGCCTGGCCATCATGTACAAAATTCCTAGGAAGTACAGCAAGCCAGTCTAGCCGACAGAGGGGACAGTATGTTCATCACCCAGAATCATCAGGCTCGAACCATGATCACAATTACATCAGTGGTTCTCTTGCTATTGAGAGACTTCATTCTTCTCTTCGCAAGTCTCTTGTTTTCTTCGTTCATTTGACAGCCAAGTTTCCTCTGGTGGTTGTATTTCTCCTGATCATCATGTATGCTATACCAGCCAGTGCAGCAATCTTGGCCTTGTACATGCTCATCACCGTTGTGTTTGCTCTCCCATCTTTTCTAATTCTGTACTTTGCATATCCCAGTTTGGATTGGCTGGTTCGAGAAATCTTCACCTGA